The following coding sequences lie in one Mucilaginibacter sp. KACC 22773 genomic window:
- a CDS encoding serine hydrolase domain-containing protein yields MNTLCKLSALILLLLTTLTGYTQNNTKENIAKVENGLFAPIQIEGEKNWNILDRMAFYKTPGLSIAVIQNYRLVWAKGYGFANDSSKTPVTTQTLFQAGSISKSLNAVGVLKLAEEKKIDLYADINVYLKSWKFPYDSLSKGKKITMANLLSHTGGINLQGFGGYLPGKPLPTIVQVLNGEKPANSPRIRSAFEPGLRPEYSGGGVIISQQIIMDITRQDYAGYMEKAVLKPLGMNNSTFSQPPAAVYEGKLATGYNIVGNPIPGKYRIFPEQAAAGLWTNPTDLAKFVIGLQLAYEGKSAKVLTQQSVGLMFTPYQNKMGIALGTFINVLDSTKYFTHPGSTVGFQSIYYGSLRGGNGVVVMLNSGSQQLAAEVVNSVAKVYEFKDLYHPNIKKRISTPAADVLQTYTGQFQLAPNRVLTILFEEGHFYVRMQGETKRELFAEAPNKFFLRDLPYELEFVKDTDGSVNLVLYADGQKVQTKRVK; encoded by the coding sequence ATGAATACACTTTGCAAATTATCCGCTTTAATTTTACTGTTATTAACAACATTAACCGGTTATACCCAAAACAACACAAAAGAAAACATTGCCAAAGTTGAAAACGGTTTGTTTGCACCTATACAAATAGAGGGCGAAAAAAACTGGAATATATTGGATAGGATGGCCTTTTATAAGACACCTGGGTTAAGCATAGCGGTTATTCAAAACTATCGCCTGGTTTGGGCAAAGGGCTATGGTTTCGCCAACGATAGTTCAAAAACGCCGGTTACCACGCAAACGCTTTTCCAGGCTGGTTCCATAAGTAAATCGTTAAACGCTGTCGGCGTACTTAAACTGGCCGAGGAAAAGAAAATCGATTTATATGCCGATATCAATGTCTACCTAAAAAGCTGGAAGTTTCCATATGATAGCCTATCAAAAGGAAAAAAGATCACCATGGCAAACCTGTTGAGCCATACCGGTGGGATAAACCTGCAAGGCTTTGGTGGTTACCTGCCAGGCAAGCCACTGCCAACCATAGTGCAGGTTTTAAATGGCGAAAAGCCGGCCAATAGTCCCCGTATACGTTCTGCTTTTGAACCTGGATTACGACCTGAATATTCGGGCGGTGGGGTCATCATTTCGCAGCAAATTATAATGGATATTACCAGGCAGGATTATGCGGGTTACATGGAAAAAGCCGTGCTAAAACCGTTGGGCATGAATAACAGCACCTTCAGCCAGCCTCCTGCCGCTGTTTATGAGGGCAAGCTGGCCACCGGTTATAATATAGTTGGCAACCCTATTCCCGGAAAGTACCGTATTTTTCCGGAACAAGCCGCCGCCGGCTTGTGGACGAATCCTACCGACCTGGCTAAATTTGTTATCGGGCTCCAATTGGCTTATGAGGGTAAATCGGCTAAAGTTTTAACACAACAAAGCGTTGGGCTGATGTTTACACCGTACCAAAATAAAATGGGAATAGCACTTGGCACTTTTATTAATGTATTGGATAGTACAAAATATTTCACCCATCCGGGATCGACTGTAGGCTTTCAGAGTATTTATTATGGCAGCCTTCGGGGCGGCAATGGCGTAGTAGTTATGCTTAATAGTGGCAGCCAGCAATTGGCAGCCGAAGTGGTAAACAGTGTGGCGAAGGTTTATGAGTTTAAAGATCTGTATCATCCAAATATTAAAAAACGGATTTCTACACCCGCAGCCGATGTATTGCAAACGTATACCGGGCAATTTCAGCTGGCACCCAACAGGGTTTTAACCATTTTATTTGAAGAAGGCCACTTTTATGTAAGGATGCAGGGTGAAACGAAACGCGAACTATTTGCCGAAGCACCAAACAAATTCTTCCTGCGCGATCTGCCTTATGAACTGGAATTTGTAAAAGATACCGATGGGAGTGTTAATTTGGTATTGTATGCCGATGGGCAAAAAGTACAAACGAAACGGGTGAAATAA
- a CDS encoding MFS transporter encodes MKKNLIPLTLGGLGIGTTEFVMMGLLPDIAKDFRVSIPVAGHLISAYALGVVIGAPLLVAISSNYPPKKILIALMVMFTVFNAFSAFAPDHNALFIARLLSGLPHGAFFGVGSVVASRLAEKGKQAQAISVMFAGLTIANLLSVPLGTYIGHHYSWRYTFGLIAFIGLMALLFIQLWLPALPVSREGDIKSEMGFFKTREAWLILLITAIGTGGLFCWISYIAPLMTDVSHFSKDTVPLVLIIAGLGMVIGNFMGGKLADWVAPVKACLILLISMAVALITIYFVSGNQVLSLIMTFITGSLSMAIGSPIQILMIRTAKGAEMLGAAATQAAFNTGNALGAFLGGLPIAMGYGFTSPELVGVVMAVTGALFAVMLFKRQAAVKRELELA; translated from the coding sequence TTGAAAAAGAATTTAATTCCCCTTACCCTTGGCGGCCTTGGCATAGGCACCACCGAATTTGTAATGATGGGCCTGCTGCCCGATATCGCCAAAGATTTCCGGGTGAGCATACCCGTGGCCGGGCACCTCATTTCGGCCTACGCGCTTGGTGTGGTTATCGGCGCGCCTTTGCTGGTGGCCATCAGCAGCAACTATCCGCCTAAAAAAATATTGATCGCCTTAATGGTCATGTTCACGGTTTTCAACGCGTTCTCGGCTTTCGCGCCCGATCATAATGCCTTGTTTATCGCCCGGTTGTTGTCCGGTTTGCCACATGGCGCGTTCTTTGGCGTCGGCTCGGTAGTGGCAAGCCGCCTGGCCGAGAAAGGAAAACAGGCGCAGGCCATATCGGTCATGTTTGCCGGTTTAACCATTGCCAACCTCTTAAGCGTGCCATTAGGTACCTATATCGGTCACCATTATTCGTGGCGGTACACGTTTGGGCTTATCGCTTTTATCGGGCTAATGGCGCTGCTGTTTATCCAGCTTTGGCTTCCGGCTTTGCCGGTAAGCCGTGAAGGTGATATTAAATCCGAAATGGGCTTTTTTAAAACCCGCGAGGCCTGGCTTATCCTATTAATCACGGCCATTGGCACAGGCGGCCTGTTTTGCTGGATCAGCTACATAGCGCCGCTCATGACGGACGTAAGCCACTTTTCGAAAGATACCGTACCACTTGTACTCATCATTGCCGGTCTGGGTATGGTAATAGGCAATTTTATGGGCGGCAAACTGGCCGACTGGGTTGCCCCTGTAAAAGCATGTTTAATATTGCTGATCAGCATGGCCGTGGCACTCATCACCATCTATTTTGTGTCGGGCAACCAGGTATTGTCGCTCATCATGACGTTTATAACCGGCAGCCTGTCTATGGCCATCGGCTCCCCTATCCAGATCCTCATGATCCGCACCGCCAAAGGGGCCGAAATGCTGGGCGCCGCAGCCACACAAGCCGCCTTTAACACCGGCAACGCCTTAGGCGCGTTCCTTGGCGGCCTACCCATAGCCATGGGCTACGGCTTTACCTCGCCCGAGTTGGTAGGCGTTGTAATGGCTGTAACCGGGGCGTTGTTTGCGGTGATGCTGTTTAAAAGGCAGGCAGCGGTGAAAAGGGAGCTGGAATTGGCGTAG